In the Candidatus Omnitrophota bacterium genome, one interval contains:
- the mutM gene encoding bifunctional DNA-formamidopyrimidine glycosylase/DNA-(apurinic or apyrimidinic site) lyase has product MPELPEIETIANDLRDKIVGDTIRDVEILDKRVICGMSVRCFGRDLAGRRITAVFRLGKAVVLGLGGGARYLVVQPMMTGQLIVKPAKKITSATRLIFKLSNRGYLHYNDVRLFGRLQIVRKPEDVPYLRRLGPDPLSKDFSKDGLAQALEARALPIKSWLMNSRAVAGIGNIYASEILFRCGIHPRRQARLLTPKEIKRLHSSVITVLKEAIRWRGVSMRDYRDADGNKGSYMSRIRVYGRAGAPCPRCRGRIERIILSGRSTFFCGVCQI; this is encoded by the coding sequence ATGCCTGAACTTCCGGAAATTGAAACGATCGCCAATGATTTACGCGACAAGATCGTTGGCGATACCATTCGGGACGTTGAGATCCTGGACAAGCGGGTGATCTGCGGGATGTCCGTCCGTTGTTTTGGCCGGGATCTGGCCGGACGCCGCATTACGGCGGTCTTCCGGCTGGGCAAGGCCGTTGTGCTGGGCCTGGGAGGCGGGGCCCGATACCTTGTGGTCCAGCCGATGATGACAGGCCAGCTGATCGTCAAACCGGCAAAGAAAATTACCTCAGCAACGCGCTTAATATTTAAACTTTCCAACCGCGGTTATTTACACTATAATGATGTGCGTTTATTCGGACGGCTTCAGATCGTGCGCAAACCGGAAGATGTCCCGTACCTGCGCCGGCTGGGGCCGGATCCGCTGAGCAAAGATTTCAGTAAAGACGGGTTGGCGCAAGCCCTTGAGGCCAGGGCGTTACCGATAAAATCCTGGCTGATGAACTCCCGGGCTGTCGCGGGAATTGGGAACATTTACGCTTCCGAGATCCTGTTCAGGTGCGGGATCCATCCCCGCCGGCAGGCGCGGCTCTTAACCCCCAAAGAAATCAAGCGATTACACTCCTCGGTGATAACCGTTCTGAAAGAAGCGATACGGTGGCGGGGCGTGTCCATGCGGGATTACCGCGACGCAGACGGGAATAAGGGGAGTTACATGAGCCGGATCCGGGTTTATGGCCGGGCCGGGGCTCCTTGCCCGCGATGCCGGGGGCGTATTGAGCGGATCATTCTCAGCGGGCGAAGCACGTTTTTTTGTGGTGTTTGCCAAATATAA
- a CDS encoding dihydroorotate dehydrogenase electron transfer subunit has product MAKLQNIFPVISNEKLCDRFYRLCIDAKPILKKIRPGQFVHVRVKGGLEPFFRRPFSVYRAKKCLELFYEPVGPGTKIMASYKPGDAVDVLGPLGTPFALPPKGVKNVVMVAGGIGIAPFLILSDVLKGRRYRMTLLYGGRTKGHVYPMREFRQNGCEIHVATDDGSAGVKGRVSKLFSKIIPDPKKTFLYTCGPAPMMAAVQDFAREHGLPGQAACEEVMACALGACLGCSIKTTAGYRTVCYDGPVFDLQDVLFHD; this is encoded by the coding sequence ATGGCAAAACTGCAGAATATTTTTCCGGTGATTTCCAACGAAAAACTGTGCGACCGGTTTTACCGGCTGTGCATCGACGCCAAGCCGATCCTTAAAAAGATCCGTCCGGGGCAGTTTGTCCATGTCCGGGTGAAGGGCGGGCTGGAGCCTTTTTTCCGGCGGCCCTTCAGCGTATACCGCGCCAAGAAGTGTCTGGAGCTTTTCTATGAGCCGGTCGGACCGGGGACCAAGATCATGGCTTCTTACAAGCCCGGGGACGCGGTGGATGTGCTGGGCCCGTTGGGTACGCCGTTCGCTTTGCCGCCCAAGGGCGTCAAGAACGTCGTCATGGTGGCCGGCGGGATCGGGATCGCGCCATTTTTGATCTTGTCGGATGTTCTCAAAGGCAGGAGATACCGCATGACCCTGTTGTACGGCGGCCGCACCAAAGGCCATGTGTACCCGATGAGGGAGTTCCGGCAGAACGGCTGCGAGATCCATGTGGCGACGGACGACGGCAGCGCCGGCGTCAAGGGAAGGGTCTCCAAATTGTTCTCCAAGATCATCCCCGACCCCAAGAAGACATTCCTTTACACCTGCGGCCCGGCGCCGATGATGGCCGCGGTGCAGGACTTCGCCCGCGAGCACGGTTTGCCCGGCCAGGCGGCCTGTGAGGAAGTCATGGCCTGCGCTCTCGGCGCCTGCCTGGGATGCTCGATCAAGACGACCGCCGGTTACCGGACGGTGTGTTACGACGGGCCGGTGTTTGATTTGCAAGACGTGCTTTTTCACGATTGA
- a CDS encoding sulfite exporter TauE/SafE family protein has translation MVFFSYLLIGLLGGVFSGAFGIGGGTIMVPALVLLMGMGQHQAQGTTLAVLMVPVSILAVLQYYHAGHVKVAAAMTMALGFVFGALAGAYVIQNVSDANLKRAFGLFLVAVGAKMIFSK, from the coding sequence ATGGTTTTTTTCAGTTATTTATTGATCGGCCTGCTCGGCGGGGTTTTCAGCGGGGCCTTCGGCATCGGCGGGGGGACGATCATGGTCCCGGCCCTGGTCCTGCTGATGGGGATGGGCCAGCACCAGGCCCAGGGCACGACCCTGGCGGTCCTGATGGTTCCGGTGAGCATCCTGGCCGTGTTGCAGTATTACCATGCCGGGCACGTGAAAGTGGCCGCGGCCATGACCATGGCGTTGGGGTTTGTCTTCGGGGCGCTGGCCGGGGCGTATGTGATCCAGAATGTTTCGGACGCGAATCTCAAGCGCGCTTTTGGATTGTTTCTGGTGGCGGTCGGGGCCAAGATGATTTTTTCGAAATAG
- a CDS encoding dihydroorotate dehydrogenase codes for MDISVQIAGVRFANPVTVASGTFGHAEKYYSLEEVKKLGAIVPKTVTLKPQEGNPPVRICETPSGMINAIGIENPGADGFIANKLPRLRKIGVPLIISVLGHTEDEFVALVGKFNTQDGISAVELNLSCPNLGHKTLVAQDPYATARLVKRLKGISRYPLIAKLSPNVTDISEVAAAAESAGADAVSLVNTFTAMAIDIEKRRSRIGNFTGGLSGPAIRPIAVHMVHSVAKRVKIPVIGMGGIMTAQDALEFLMAGATMVAVGTANFINPRAPLEVLAGIKDYMKKHKFQSIKQIIGSLDAARKAA; via the coding sequence ATGGATATCTCCGTTCAAATCGCCGGTGTCCGCTTCGCCAACCCCGTGACCGTGGCTTCGGGCACGTTCGGGCACGCGGAAAAATATTATTCGCTTGAGGAGGTCAAGAAGCTCGGGGCCATCGTGCCCAAGACCGTGACCCTCAAGCCGCAGGAAGGCAACCCGCCGGTGCGTATCTGCGAAACGCCGTCGGGCATGATCAACGCCATCGGCATCGAGAACCCCGGCGCGGACGGATTTATCGCCAACAAACTGCCGCGTCTGAGAAAGATCGGCGTGCCGCTCATCATCAGCGTGCTGGGGCACACGGAAGACGAATTTGTCGCGCTGGTCGGAAAATTCAACACCCAGGACGGGATCTCGGCGGTGGAATTGAATCTGTCCTGCCCCAATCTGGGGCATAAGACCCTGGTGGCGCAGGACCCTTACGCCACGGCCCGGCTGGTCAAGCGGCTCAAGGGGATCTCGCGGTACCCTCTGATCGCCAAACTGTCTCCCAACGTCACGGACATTTCCGAGGTCGCCGCGGCGGCCGAGAGCGCGGGCGCGGACGCGGTGAGTCTGGTCAACACCTTCACCGCCATGGCGATCGATATTGAGAAACGGCGGTCCCGCATCGGCAATTTCACCGGCGGACTGTCGGGTCCGGCCATCCGGCCGATCGCGGTTCACATGGTTCATTCCGTGGCCAAACGGGTCAAGATCCCGGTGATCGGCATGGGCGGGATCATGACGGCGCAGGACGCGCTGGAATTCCTGATGGCCGGGGCCACGATGGTCGCGGTCGGCACGGCCAATTTCATCAATCCCCGCGCGCCCCTGGAAGTCCTGGCCGGCATCAAGGACTATATGAAAAAGCACAAATTTCAGAGCATCAAGCAGATTATCGGAAGCTTGGACGCGGCCCGCAAGGCCGCATAG
- a CDS encoding sodium-translocating pyrophosphatase: MSALALAFVPGLALAGEADLVIPDLSSVTFLNTDGRTVLLWGLLICAFGFLFGFIQFLQIRKMPVHKSMSEISELIYETCKTYLITQGKFILILEALVAVIMIGYFGWLRHFEFGRVALILICSLIGIGGSYAVAWFGMRINTLANSRTAFASLKGLPLPIYEIPLQAGMSIGMLLISIELFVMLCILLFIDPHLAGACFIGFAIGESLGASVLRIAGGIFTKIADIGSDLMKIVFNIKEDDARNPGVIADCTGDNAGDSVGPTADGFETYGVTGVALISFILLAVKDPMVQVQLLVWIFVMRLVMIIASGGSYLINHTIHRDKYKNASHIDFEQPLTALVWITSGVSVALTYVASYLLLGNLADPSIWWKLATIITCGTLAGAIIPELVKIFTSTNSAHVQNILHSSRSGGASLNILAGFVTGNFSAYWMGLAILFLMGIAYLVSGTGLEAMMIAPAVFAFGLVAFGFLGMGPVTIAVDSYGPVADNAQSIYELSLIETIPNIKEQIEKDYGFSPDFKNGKHFLEANDGAGNTFKASAKPVLIGTAVVGATTMIFSIILILTHGLEQNIDKLSILNPLFFFGLMLGGAVIYWFTGASTLAVTAGAHHAVEFIKKNIKLETTDKASIADSKKVVEICTQFAQKGMINLFLTVFFSTLAFACLDPYFFIGYLISIAIFGLYQAIFMANAGGAWDNAKKVVEVDLKEKGTPLHAATVVGDTVGDPFKDTSSVSLNPVIKFTTLFGLLAIEIAIELSRGQSLTFAVIFFAVSLVFVTKSFYDMRIKESHS, encoded by the coding sequence ATGTCGGCCCTGGCGCTGGCCTTTGTTCCGGGCCTGGCGCTGGCCGGCGAGGCCGACCTGGTCATCCCGGACCTGTCATCCGTCACCTTTTTGAACACCGACGGCCGCACGGTTTTGCTCTGGGGGCTGCTGATCTGCGCCTTCGGATTCCTGTTCGGCTTCATCCAGTTTCTCCAGATCCGAAAGATGCCGGTGCACAAATCCATGAGCGAGATTTCCGAGCTCATCTATGAGACCTGCAAAACGTATTTGATCACCCAGGGCAAATTCATCCTGATCCTGGAGGCCCTGGTGGCCGTGATCATGATCGGGTACTTCGGGTGGCTGCGTCATTTCGAATTCGGGCGGGTGGCCCTGATTTTGATTTGCAGCTTGATCGGGATCGGGGGCAGTTACGCGGTCGCCTGGTTCGGCATGCGGATCAACACCCTGGCCAATTCCCGCACCGCGTTCGCCAGTTTGAAAGGGCTTCCTTTGCCCATCTATGAGATCCCCCTGCAGGCCGGGATGAGCATCGGCATGCTGTTGATCAGCATCGAACTTTTTGTCATGCTCTGCATCCTGCTGTTCATTGATCCTCATCTGGCCGGGGCCTGTTTTATCGGGTTTGCCATCGGCGAATCGCTGGGCGCTTCGGTGCTCCGCATCGCCGGCGGGATCTTCACCAAGATCGCCGACATCGGGTCGGACCTGATGAAGATCGTGTTCAATATCAAGGAAGACGACGCCCGCAACCCCGGCGTCATCGCCGACTGCACCGGTGACAATGCCGGCGACTCTGTCGGCCCGACGGCGGACGGTTTCGAGACCTACGGCGTGACCGGCGTCGCGCTGATCTCTTTTATCCTGCTCGCGGTCAAGGACCCGATGGTCCAGGTCCAGCTTCTGGTCTGGATCTTTGTCATGCGCCTGGTCATGATCATCGCCAGCGGCGGGTCTTATCTGATCAACCACACGATCCACAGGGACAAATACAAGAACGCGTCCCATATCGATTTTGAACAGCCGCTGACCGCCCTGGTCTGGATCACCTCCGGGGTGTCCGTGGCGCTGACGTATGTCGCGTCTTATCTGCTGCTGGGCAACCTCGCGGACCCGAGCATCTGGTGGAAACTGGCCACGATCATCACCTGCGGGACCCTGGCCGGGGCCATCATCCCGGAGCTGGTGAAGATTTTCACATCCACCAACTCGGCGCACGTCCAGAACATCCTGCATTCCTCCAGAAGCGGCGGGGCCTCGTTGAATATTCTCGCCGGTTTTGTGACCGGAAACTTCAGCGCTTACTGGATGGGGCTGGCGATCCTGTTCTTGATGGGCATTGCCTATCTCGTCAGCGGCACCGGGCTGGAAGCCATGATGATCGCTCCGGCGGTGTTTGCCTTCGGTCTGGTGGCTTTCGGGTTTCTGGGCATGGGGCCGGTCACGATCGCCGTGGATTCCTACGGTCCCGTGGCGGACAACGCCCAGTCGATCTATGAGTTGTCCCTGATCGAGACCATCCCGAACATCAAGGAGCAGATTGAGAAAGATTACGGCTTCTCGCCGGATTTCAAGAACGGCAAGCATTTCCTGGAGGCCAACGACGGCGCCGGGAACACCTTCAAGGCTTCGGCCAAGCCGGTCTTGATCGGCACCGCGGTTGTCGGGGCCACCACGATGATCTTTTCCATCATCCTGATCCTCACCCACGGCCTGGAACAGAACATCGACAAGTTGTCCATTCTCAACCCGTTGTTTTTCTTCGGGCTCATGCTCGGCGGGGCTGTGATTTACTGGTTCACCGGCGCTTCGACCCTGGCGGTCACGGCCGGGGCCCATCACGCGGTCGAGTTCATCAAGAAGAACATCAAGCTGGAAACGACCGACAAGGCCTCGATTGCCGACAGCAAGAAGGTCGTTGAGATCTGCACCCAGTTCGCGCAGAAAGGGATGATCAATCTCTTCCTGACGGTGTTTTTCAGTACCCTGGCCTTTGCGTGCCTTGACCCGTACTTTTTTATCGGGTATTTGATCTCCATCGCGATCTTCGGGCTTTACCAGGCGATCTTCATGGCCAACGCCGGCGGCGCCTGGGACAACGCCAAGAAGGTTGTGGAAGTGGACCTGAAGGAGAAGGGCACGCCGTTGCACGCGGCCACGGTTGTCGGAGACACGGTGGGCGACCCGTTCAAGGATACGTCCTCGGTTTCTTTGAATCCCGTTATCAAGTTCACGACCCTGTTCGGGCTTTTGGCGATCGAGATCGCCATCGAATTGAGCCGCGGCCAGTCCCTGACGTTCGCGGTGATTTTCTTCGCGGTGTCGCTGGTGTTCGTGACCAAGTCGTTTTATGACATGAGGATCAAGGAAAGCCATTCATAA
- the pyrF gene encoding orotidine-5'-phosphate decarboxylase, with protein MELSKMKKPRLIVAMDVGTLAEVREITDSLAGLVDAYKVGSELFTACGPAAVRFIQAKGKDVFLDLKYHDIPNTVASAVKMAVGLSSAVERTMDIPPGAGKPKGLLMFTVHTSGGLEMMQAAVAAAQESAEKLDIPKPLVVGVTVLTSEEKRDNILALVLERALLARRAGLDGVVASCEEAKFIRKEFGPDFVIVTPGIRPEGSDAQDQKRVATPREAVLSGSNFLVVGRPILKAPNPKQAAKQILEAINSL; from the coding sequence ATGGAATTATCCAAGATGAAGAAACCGCGGTTGATCGTTGCCATGGACGTCGGCACCCTGGCCGAGGTCCGGGAGATCACGGATTCCCTGGCCGGTCTGGTGGACGCCTATAAGGTGGGGAGCGAGCTGTTCACGGCCTGCGGGCCTGCCGCTGTCCGTTTTATCCAGGCCAAAGGCAAAGATGTCTTTCTTGATTTAAAATATCATGATATCCCCAACACCGTGGCCAGCGCCGTGAAAATGGCGGTGGGCTTGAGTTCGGCTGTCGAGCGGACGATGGACATTCCGCCCGGCGCAGGAAAGCCGAAAGGCCTTCTGATGTTTACGGTTCACACCTCCGGCGGGTTGGAAATGATGCAGGCCGCGGTCGCGGCTGCCCAGGAATCAGCGGAGAAACTGGACATTCCCAAGCCCCTGGTTGTGGGCGTCACAGTCTTGACAAGCGAGGAGAAACGGGATAACATACTCGCTCTTGTCCTGGAACGCGCCCTGCTGGCCCGGAGGGCCGGGCTGGACGGGGTGGTGGCTTCCTGCGAGGAGGCCAAGTTTATCCGAAAGGAATTCGGTCCGGATTTTGTGATCGTGACCCCAGGGATCCGTCCCGAGGGCAGCGATGCCCAGGACCAGAAGCGGGTGGCAACGCCGCGCGAAGCGGTCCTGAGCGGCAGCAACTTTCTGGTTGTCGGCCGCCCGATCCTCAAAGCCCCCAATCCCAAGCAAGCCGCGAAGCAGATTCTCGAGGCCATCAATTCACTCTAA
- a CDS encoding V-type ATP synthase subunit E family protein, whose protein sequence is MSTQIQELIDKIKTEGIQEAQGKARDIESEARRRADEIVAQAQKKAGDIVAKAQSETQRLQEASRAALQQASRDALLSLRREIQSILNKIILNDLHQALAPEHLTEIIAVTIKNYLQQNAGAGDLTVILSEKDLQQLKDGFLARLKEQVKQPIHLLSAQDVGAGFLISFDGGKSSFDFTDKSLAEFLSRALNQELAALVKDSVA, encoded by the coding sequence ATGAGCACCCAGATCCAGGAATTGATCGACAAGATCAAAACAGAGGGAATCCAGGAAGCCCAGGGAAAAGCCAGGGACATCGAATCTGAGGCCCGCCGCAGGGCCGATGAGATCGTGGCCCAGGCTCAGAAAAAGGCCGGGGACATTGTTGCCAAGGCCCAAAGCGAAACGCAGCGGCTGCAGGAAGCTTCCCGCGCCGCCCTCCAGCAGGCCTCCCGGGACGCCTTGTTAAGTCTGCGCCGCGAAATACAGTCCATCCTCAATAAAATCATCCTCAATGACCTTCACCAGGCCTTGGCCCCGGAACATCTGACTGAGATCATCGCCGTGACCATTAAAAACTATCTTCAGCAGAACGCGGGCGCCGGCGATCTGACCGTGATCCTCAGCGAAAAGGACCTTCAGCAGCTGAAAGACGGATTTTTGGCACGCCTGAAAGAGCAGGTCAAGCAGCCGATCCATCTTCTGTCGGCGCAGGATGTCGGCGCGGGGTTCCTGATCAGTTTTGACGGCGGCAAATCGAGTTTTGATTTCACGGACAAGAGCCTGGCGGAATTTTTAAGCCGTGCCCTGAACCAGGAGCTCGCGGCCCTTGTGAAGGATTCCGTCGCCTAA
- a CDS encoding DUF2764 family protein, with translation MSRAYYYVVASLPMLEFGARPPLTGEAFLAECRRLTDPRDFDLIQKAYRDDPAASSTENTFWQDWAAFSRELRNQLVVARARNLGKDAAPYLKETSARDMVVNLVGEALKAPDPWTAEKILDRGRWLRLDELSQGHHFDLEMLIAYAVRLRILERHQAVASSRGAEIYEGYKNAVLTSNS, from the coding sequence ATGAGCCGTGCTTATTATTATGTGGTCGCCAGCCTGCCCATGCTGGAATTCGGGGCCAGGCCGCCCTTGACGGGCGAAGCCTTTTTGGCGGAATGCCGGCGGTTGACGGATCCCCGGGATTTTGACCTGATCCAGAAGGCCTACCGGGACGACCCGGCCGCGTCTTCAACGGAAAACACATTCTGGCAGGACTGGGCCGCTTTTTCCCGTGAACTGCGCAACCAGCTTGTTGTGGCGCGTGCCCGGAACCTGGGCAAAGACGCGGCCCCCTACCTGAAGGAGACTTCAGCCCGGGACATGGTTGTCAATCTCGTCGGTGAAGCCCTGAAGGCTCCGGATCCCTGGACAGCGGAAAAGATCCTTGACCGGGGACGCTGGCTCAGGCTGGACGAACTGTCGCAAGGGCATCATTTTGACCTGGAAATGTTGATCGCTTACGCCGTCAGGCTGCGGATCCTGGAGCGCCATCAGGCCGTGGCGTCCTCCCGCGGCGCGGAGATTTATGAGGGATACAAAAACGCCGTCTTAACATCAAATTCGTAA
- a CDS encoding V-type ATP synthase subunit A: MEKTRSGRVVAVNGNMVAAEFEDRVMQNEVAYVVVGKEHLKSEVIRVKGKRADLQVFEDTTGIRIGDRVDFTNELLSVELGPGLLTQVFDGLQNPLPELAKQHGVFLKRGAYITPLADAQEWHFTPTVKPGQKVRAGDQLGIVPEKMFKHWIMVPFGLAGELEVTNVVKEGHYAMKATVAMLKDSEGREHPVRMKQTWPVKVPIRAYAQKLKPTQPLVTKIRIIDTLVPVAVGGTFCTPGPFGAGKTVLQHLLSRHAEVDVVVVAACGERAGEVVELLTEFPHLTDPRTGRTLMDRTVIICNTSSMPVAARESSVYTAVTIAEYYRQMGLNVLLLADSTSRWAQAMREMSGRLEEIPGEEAFPAYLETRIASFYERAGLVKLRSGETGSVTIGGAVSPAGGNFEEPVTQATLKVVGAFHGLSRDRANARRYPAIDPLDSWSKYTSFIDAPKAEAGRAILHKSHNVDQMMKVVGEEGTSIDEFVAYLKGEFLDAVYLQQNAFDKTDEATPADRQRYVYDLLGKIIGQEFRFDAKDAARRFFQDLRQIFINWNSTGFQSPEFREIERQITEKISAGQTAAA; encoded by the coding sequence GTGGAAAAGACAAGATCAGGCAGGGTCGTCGCAGTCAACGGCAACATGGTGGCCGCTGAATTTGAAGACCGCGTCATGCAGAACGAAGTCGCTTATGTGGTCGTCGGCAAGGAGCACCTCAAGTCCGAGGTCATCCGGGTCAAGGGCAAGCGCGCCGACCTGCAGGTCTTCGAAGACACCACGGGCATCCGCATCGGCGACCGCGTGGATTTTACCAACGAGCTGTTGAGCGTGGAGCTGGGGCCGGGCCTTTTGACGCAGGTGTTTGACGGACTGCAGAATCCCCTGCCGGAACTGGCCAAACAGCACGGCGTTTTCCTCAAGCGCGGCGCGTACATCACGCCTTTGGCGGACGCGCAGGAATGGCATTTCACCCCGACGGTCAAGCCGGGACAGAAGGTCCGCGCCGGAGACCAGCTCGGCATCGTCCCGGAAAAAATGTTCAAGCACTGGATCATGGTCCCGTTCGGGCTGGCCGGCGAGCTGGAGGTCACGAACGTTGTCAAAGAAGGCCATTACGCGATGAAAGCCACCGTGGCCATGCTGAAGGATAGCGAGGGGAGAGAGCATCCTGTCCGCATGAAACAGACCTGGCCGGTGAAGGTTCCGATCAGGGCCTATGCCCAGAAACTCAAGCCGACCCAGCCGCTGGTCACCAAGATCCGCATCATCGACACGCTTGTCCCTGTGGCCGTCGGAGGGACCTTCTGCACCCCGGGCCCGTTCGGCGCCGGGAAAACGGTCCTGCAGCATTTGCTGTCGCGCCACGCGGAAGTGGATGTCGTGGTTGTGGCGGCCTGCGGCGAGCGCGCCGGCGAGGTTGTTGAGCTTTTGACGGAATTCCCGCACCTGACCGATCCGCGGACCGGCCGCACCCTGATGGACCGCACGGTCATCATTTGCAACACCAGCTCCATGCCCGTGGCCGCGCGCGAGTCCAGCGTCTACACCGCGGTCACGATCGCGGAATATTACCGCCAGATGGGCTTGAATGTCCTTTTGCTGGCCGACTCGACATCGCGCTGGGCCCAGGCCATGCGCGAGATGTCCGGCCGTCTGGAAGAGATCCCCGGCGAAGAAGCGTTTCCGGCGTACCTGGAAACCCGGATCGCGTCGTTTTATGAAAGGGCCGGACTGGTGAAGCTGCGCAGCGGCGAGACAGGATCGGTCACCATCGGCGGGGCGGTAAGCCCGGCCGGCGGGAACTTCGAAGAACCCGTGACCCAGGCGACCCTGAAGGTCGTGGGCGCGTTCCACGGGCTTTCGCGCGACCGCGCCAATGCCCGCCGTTATCCGGCCATCGATCCCCTGGACAGCTGGAGCAAATACACGAGTTTTATCGACGCGCCGAAAGCCGAGGCGGGGCGGGCCATCCTGCACAAGAGCCATAACGTCGACCAGATGATGAAGGTCGTCGGCGAGGAAGGCACGTCCATCGACGAATTTGTGGCTTATCTCAAGGGTGAGTTCCTGGACGCGGTGTATCTCCAGCAGAACGCCTTTGACAAGACCGACGAAGCCACCCCGGCGGACCGGCAGAGGTATGTCTATGATCTGTTGGGGAAGATCATCGGGCAGGAATTCCGGTTCGACGCCAAAGACGCGGCCCGGCGTTTCTTTCAGGACCTGCGTCAGATATTCATCAACTGGAACTCCACCGGGTTCCAGAGCCCGGAATTCCGCGAGATCGAGCGGCAGATCACGGAGAAAATTTCAGCCGGCCAAACGGCCGCCGCGTAA
- a CDS encoding V-type ATP synthase subunit B, with amino-acid sequence MHKVYNEIIQIAGDVITVEAEGVTYKELAEIRTRAGMSLAQVIRMDGRRVSLQVLAGSRGISTDDKVRFLKHPMRVSFSENLMGRIFTGNGDPRDSGPALKDNMIDIGGPSVNPSNRIVPRNMIRTGIPMIDVFNSLVKSQKLPIFSVAGEPYNELLARIALQAEVDLIILGGMGLKYDDYLFFRDTLEKHGSLSRSILFIHTASDPTVECLLVPDMSLAVAEQFALQGKNVLVLLTDMTNFSDALKEIAITMEQIPSNRGYPGDLYSQLAARYEKAVDFENAGSITVLAVTTMPGDDVTHPIPDNTGYITEGQFYLRGGHIEPFGSLSRLKQQVNDKTRADHRAIMDRMIQLFADYRSTLEKRSMGFQMSSWDDKLLKYGKRFEEELMDLGVNIPLEEALDKGWKILSDIFEPAETGLKESLVNQFWPKESRIEGRK; translated from the coding sequence ATGCACAAAGTTTACAATGAGATCATCCAAATCGCCGGCGACGTCATCACCGTCGAGGCGGAAGGCGTGACGTATAAAGAGCTGGCGGAGATCCGCACCCGGGCCGGGATGTCGCTCGCCCAGGTCATCCGCATGGACGGCCGGCGGGTGTCCCTGCAGGTGCTGGCCGGCAGCCGCGGAATATCCACGGACGACAAGGTGCGCTTCCTCAAGCACCCGATGCGCGTGTCGTTCTCGGAAAATTTGATGGGCCGGATATTCACGGGCAACGGCGACCCGCGCGACAGCGGCCCGGCCCTGAAAGACAACATGATCGACATCGGCGGCCCGTCCGTCAACCCGTCCAACCGCATCGTCCCCAGAAACATGATCCGCACCGGGATCCCGATGATCGACGTCTTCAATTCCCTGGTGAAATCCCAGAAGCTTCCGATTTTTTCCGTGGCCGGCGAGCCGTACAACGAACTGCTGGCCCGCATCGCCCTCCAGGCCGAGGTCGACCTGATCATCCTCGGCGGCATGGGGCTCAAGTACGACGATTATTTGTTCTTCCGTGATACGCTGGAGAAGCACGGCTCGTTGTCGCGCTCGATCCTGTTCATCCACACCGCCTCGGACCCGACGGTCGAGTGCCTGCTCGTCCCGGACATGAGCCTGGCGGTGGCGGAGCAGTTCGCCCTGCAGGGCAAGAATGTGCTGGTCCTTTTGACCGACATGACGAACTTTTCCGACGCGCTCAAGGAGATCGCCATCACCATGGAGCAGATCCCGTCCAACCGCGGCTACCCGGGCGACCTCTACAGCCAGCTGGCGGCGCGCTATGAGAAGGCCGTGGATTTCGAGAATGCCGGCTCCATCACGGTCCTCGCCGTCACCACCATGCCCGGCGACGACGTGACCCACCCGATCCCGGACAACACGGGCTACATCACCGAAGGCCAGTTCTATCTCCGGGGCGGGCACATCGAGCCGTTCGGGTCGCTGAGCCGCCTCAAACAGCAGGTCAATGACAAGACCCGCGCCGACCACCGCGCGATCATGGACCGCATGATCCAGCTGTTCGCCGATTACCGTTCGACCCTGGAAAAGCGGTCGATGGGATTCCAGATGAGCTCGTGGGACGACAAGCTCCTGAAATACGGGAAGCGTTTTGAGGAAGAGCTCATGGACCTCGGGGTGAACATCCCGCTGGAGGAAGCTCTTGATAAGGGTTGGAAGATCCTGTCGGACATTTTCGAGCCGGCGGAAACCGGCCTCAAAGAATCGCTGGTCAATCAGTTCTGGCCGAAGGAATCGAGGATCGAGGGGCGAAAATAG